tttatttattattattttctcagCAACGTTAATAACCAAGGTACAAGATTTTGTGCAAAAGATGGAATAACTAAGTTAACAAAAAATACCCTTTACCAAGTAAtacgttaaatataatataaatcctaaATGCCTAGCTGGGTCTTAGGTTATAGGCCAAAAGGTTAtgttgtcaaaaaaataaacaatatagatacAAATAAGTACGTTAACTAGCTTCGTAACAAAtcattagtattatattaacatTAGCAAGAAGTGCTCGTGGAAAAACAAACAATGATTTTAATTATCCTAGCCCTTGCGTTTCTTATCTTTTGTGTTTACCAAAAGACAAGCAATGCTATGTGTAAATCTAACAAAAACCTTAACGGGCGAACGGCTATAGTGACTGGTGGAACTGCAGGACTTGGCTTTGAAAAAGCGAAAGATTTCGCCGTGCGAGGTGCCAAAGTAATAATTGCGTGTCCATTTGCAGAAGAAGGCATGACAGCGGAAAGGGAGATCCGTAAGCAAACAGGAAACTGCAATGTAATTTTCAAGCTCCTCGATTTGTCTTCCTTGAAATCTATTCGTGAATTTGCTagcaatataattaaaaatgaagaGAGATTAGATATTTTAGTCAATAACGCAGGGGTTGGTATTCCCGTTGATTGTGTCACAAAAGACGGCATGCATTTTATCATGCAGGTAAATTACTACGGTCATTTCTTGCTGACGATTCTTCTGCTACCGTTACTGAAAACATCGAGTTCTACCGAGGAGCCAGCTAGAATTGTGAATATGTCATCGTTTCTTCACAGGTATGCAAGTTCCgatatagataattataatcGTTCCAGTTATTGGTGGAAGTTGAGGGTATATTGTAACAGCAAGTTCAGTTTTGTGCTGTTTAGTCGAGAATTAAGTCGAAGATTGAAAGGAAGCAATGTTGTCATCAACTGTTCTGATCCAGGATTGAGCGCAACAAGAATACACAAACTACATGAACAGTTAACCTTAAGGTTAATCACGGAGATCTATATATACTTCTTGTACGTTTTCTTCAAAACTCCGCGGGAAGGTGCCCAAAGTGCAATTTATGCGGCCGTTGAAGACGCTGGTACAGTGAGTGGTCTATATTTTGCAAACTGTGATCAAATCAAACCGTCTTCTCTGGCAAATGACAATTACTTAGTCAAAAAGTTATGGGAGCAATCTGTTAACCTTGTCAAATTAAACGATGACGAATTGAACAGAGGTTTCAAAtagatcttaatattttttcgtcAGTTGATTCCATGTATATATACCGTGAATGTTATATAGAATTTATACATGACAATTTCCCTTGATTTTAAATAGATAGATACTatcactattaaaatattttacttagtttgttttttttttttcattattaaaaatcctGACAATTGTTGTCTTTCCCTTTACAGCTTAGccgcgccgtagcaagtgaaactaacgggcaaatgtgacttaactaacatcttaattaataatataatttaacagcgcaattgtagtgccgcttagaatttgtgggtttttcaagaatcctgagcggtattgcattttaatgggcagggcgtatcaataaccatcagctgaacgtcctgctcgtctagctCGTCTATTATCGTTAAAAAAAAGGATCTTCATCGACGGGCAGAAATGCTATGTCGTCAGTGTATGCTGCAACTGTTATATCATCGGCTACCGGTAGGTACCGGTAGGTACaggtgataatattatatagcacCGGTCCCAGAACCAAGCCTTGGGGTACTTCCGCTTCAATTCTGTGTAACTCTGATCTTGCATCACCTTGTTTGGTCTCGAACAGGCGTTCCGTAAGGTACTAAAATAAGAGAAGGAATAATGAGTGTGGTTTATTCTTTAATTTGACCATTAGCCAAAGGAGTATGGCAGAAATGGatccacataatttaaaaattaacgaaGCGTTGTACATGGCCAagttgatataaattataatgatacGTTTATTtggtgttaataaaaaaaatattgagattcTAGGTTATAGTAGTCAAaagaaagaaattattaaaattggttaCAAAATAAGTTGTCGTGTAAAATGTAACACTATGTCACAGAGATATTGTTGTGACGACAATTGACAGACTGTCAGTTGTCATTTTGTTATATCTTATTTTATCGAtaacgatatttatttatttaattcagagagatctccatatattttagtaaaggtattagtaacaatattctatatgaactatgttagtattattagtgaaatatatttataaacctagagctaactgtatctagtgtttctggaaggaacagtcagctctggcagcaatcatcttaAGGATGCTATTACTGCTTACACGTAGACACTGCAACATGGAGaccgcttttttgcgcattatAGCATGGAAACCGTCCACAGATGcatcagcaaacattccagaagcgcTACAACACCACGGTAGCCCCAACTgcctcctaaacgcattattatatgtgacacgtAGGACGCTATAAGCCCCGCGCGAATAGGACACCCACAAGCCGCTCGAGTAAAAAGACTGGCAGAATGCTTTGAATATTAACACTTTATCATTATATGTGCTTCGTGCAAACCTGCTGGCGAGCATATTACTCCGCACTGACAGCGCTCTACGCTCCCGCTCTATGTCATAGTCATCTCTTAAGTCATTCGAAATGATGTGacctatatattaatttatgaacTTATCAACAATCCGATTAAGGGACTAAGCAGTACCATATCATCTGCGAAACTAAGATTATTATAACAGTTTTCATCTATGTGGTATCCAACGTATGTGCTGCTCAGTTCCTCAATCAAGTGATTCACTTAAAGATTGAAGAGTAACGGAGACGTCAAACCTCCCTGTCTAACACCACATTCTAATCGATATTCTTCTGAGAGAGCATCCATCCACCTAAgccgattttttaaatttgtatagcAATACTTGATTAGGGCAGTGAACTGTTCTGGCACTCCCGCACTTCTTATCTGGACAAGTCAGAAAGCAGGCAAACACTGAATTTTCCTATTGCTATAGTACCCAACAGTATGCTTTAACGTTAATATAGCACTTTCCGTTGACGTACCGGTTCTAAAATCAAATTGGGcatcatggatttgaatataattaccAAGTTGCTAATTGAGAAAGCTGTCAAGGATCTTAGCTGCGGTTGTAGCAAGGGATATGAGACGGTAGTTGCTCATGTCAGAAGTGTCACCTGTTTTATTCCTCACAACAGGGATGACAAGTTCGCATTAATAGTTCCGGTAAATATGAATGACCTATACACAAAGTGCAAAACAGAGAGAGAACACGCAGAAGATGAACACCAGCATACTTAAAGTGCTCGATGCTGAGACTGTCATATCCAGGAGATTTTCCACGTtgcatttttgaaataatatccgAAATGCACTTGGCCGGTATTTTTATGTTTCCATGCGTATTGAGGACCTCAGCATCGCTCACCTTGTACAGATCGGCATTCGGGGGTGACCGTATACAAAAATggttttcaaaattattagcAATTTTATTATGCTCATTTGCATCACCAATATATAGAGGGAAGGTCGGCTTAAGGatgcgttctcaaaacagagaggtatcaaATCGCACCACTAcgctgacaccgctcaaacacatacacgttcTTAAAGTTAATAGTGGggatcaaatgaatttgatactttagcaagtttcaattttgtttttttttaatacatatgtttttttgataattggttgatgtattcgtttactagttaaatattagacatttagatggcaattctgtcgcatagcGTCGTGTGCAGtgaacgcagttttttttaaataaaagatggccgccgcgagaaattatgatttcagcaatatggatgtcgtatccgaggttatcgggggtgcagagaacgattttgggatcatttttgaaatccaagatggccgccgcgaaaaattatgatttcagcaatatgggtatcgtatccgaggttatccagggtgcagagaacgattttgggatcatttttgaaatccaagatggccgccgcgcaatattatgatgtcaacaatattatgatatcggattcgaggttatcgagggtgcagagaacgattttgggataatttttgaaatccaacatggctgccgcgaaaaattatgatttcagcaatatgggtatcgtatccgaggttatcgaggttgcacagaacgattttgggatcatttttgaaatccaaggcataaaggcataaaaggtatttattttctcaaaattgattcctttagaattctttttgatgtcattttttatactactagatactgctaccgcttcggaaacaaatggcgctctaagagagaagaagcgcaagatgtccgccgcgcaaaattacgCTTATGATGacaatatctattgaaataaaGACGTAATAAATAGATTGTAACAAATATGtagcaatttttagttttattagatttagtttcatttcatcacaaactctaccgaaaaatatcttaattttGTCGTAAACGCGTCCAGACTGTTTGTAGTGTTCCAAATTTTTGTGAAATCTTTGGTAGCCTGATTAGAAGCAAGTTGGTCCACATAAATCTGATCCTGacaccattttaatttttacttaaattttttttttatcatctgtcATCTCATCATATATTTTACCCTTTGGGGACGACCTTCAagaacacttgaaacagtaagagttatgataatgtgttgagcagagtattgatatataatatgttcatatttccggttcatatgtttattccatatatagtacccaaatgtcaacatcttgtatatattatctatactccccatgttgttgtcatgttgtgaacattccaaacacttgaaacagtaagagttataataatgtgttcagcaaagtattgatatataatatgttcatattgccggttcatatgtatattccatacgtagtacccacatgtcatcatctcgtatatattatatatactctccatgttgtagtcatgttgtaaacattacaaaaacttgaaacagttaaaattataataatgtgttaagcagagtattgacaaataatatgttcattttgccggttcatatgtatattttatatgtagtacccacatgtcataatctcgtatatattatatatactccccatgatgtcgtcatattgtgaacattcgaaacacttgaaacagtaagagttatgataatgtgttgagcagagtatggatataaaaaatgttcatattgccggttcatatgtatagtccatatgtagtacccacatgtcatcatctagtatatattatatatactccccatgttgtcatCAATTTGTgcacataccaaacacttgaaacagtaagagttataataatgtgttcagcagagtattgatatataatatgttcatattgccggtacatatgtatattccatatgaagtactcCTCCCCTCCCAtattgtcgtcatattgtgaacattcgaaacacttgaaacagtaagagttatgataatgtgttgagcagagtatggatataaaaaatgttcatattgccggttcatatgtatagtccatatgtagtacccacatgtcatcatctcgtatatattatatatactccccatgttgtcgttatgttgtgaacataccaaacacttgttcatatctctggttcatatgtttattccatatatagtacccaaatgtcaacatctcgtatatattaactatactccccattttgtcgtcatgttgtgaacattccaaacacttgaaatagtaagacttataataatgtgttgagtagagtattgatataaaatatgttcatattgccggttcatatgtatattccataagtagaacccatatgtcatcatctcgtatatatgttcatatctctggttcatatgttaattccaaatatcgtacccacatggaacatctcgtatatataatctatactccccatgttgtctatatattcatatataatatgttcatattgccggtttatatgtatattgcatatgtagtagccacatgtcatcaactcgtatatattatatatacttcccattttgtcgtcatgttgtgaacattccaaacacttgaaacagtaagagttatacttatgtgttgagcagagtattgatataaaatatgttcatattgccggttcatatgtttattccatatatcgtatcCACAtagcaacatctcgtatatataatctatactccccatgttgttgtcatgttgtgaacattccaaacacttgaaacagtaagagttataataatgtgttgagcaaggtattgataaataatatgttcatattacCTGTTCATActttttttccatatgtagtacccacatgtcatcatctggtatatattttatatactccccatgtcatgtacattccaaacacttgaaacagtaagacttataataatgtgttgagtagagtattgatataaaatatgttcatattgccggttcatatgtatattccataagtggaacccatatgtcatcatctcgtatatatgttcatatctctggttcatatgttaattccatatatcgtacccacatggcaaaaTCTCgcatatataatctatactccccatgttgtctatatattgatatataatatgttcatattgccggtttatatgtatattgcacatgtagtagccacatgtcatcaacttgtatatattatatatactccccattttgtcgtcatgttgtgaacattccaaacacttgaaacagtcagagttatacttatgtgttgagcagagtattgatataaaatatgttcatactgccggttcatatgttgattccatatatcgtacccacatggtatcatctcgtatatataatctatactccccatgttgttgtcatgttgtgaacattccaaacacttgaaacagtaagagttataataatgtgttcagcaaagtattgatatataatatgttcatattgcctgttcatacgttttttccatatgtagtacccacatgtcatcatctggtatatattttatatactccccatgttgtgaacattccaaacacttgaaacagtaagagatataataatgtgttgagtagagtattgatatataatatgttcatattgccggttcatatgtatattccagaTGTAGTATCCACATggcatcatctcgtatatattatatatactctccatgttgtagtcatgttgtgcacattccaaacacttgaaacagtaagagttataataatgtattgagcagtgtattgatatataatatgttcatattgccggttcatatgtatattccatatgtagtagccacatgtcatcatgtcgtatatattttatatactccccattttgtcgtcatgttgtgaacattcaaaaacacttgaaacagtaagagttataaaaatgtgttaagcagagtattgacaaataatatgttcattttgccggttcatatgtatattttatatgtagtacccatatgtcataatctcgtatatataatatatactccccatgttgtcatcatattgtgaacattcgaaacacttgaaacagtaagagtaatgataatgtgttgagcagagtatggatataaaaaatgttcatattgccggttcatatgtatagtccatatgtagtacccacatgtcatcatctcgtatatattatatatactccccatgttgtcgtcatgttgtgcacattccaaacacttgaaacagtaagagttataataatgtgttgagcagagtattgatatataatatgttcatattgccggtacatatgtatattccatatgaagtaggcacatgtcatcatctcgtatatattatatatactccccatgttgtcgatatgttgtgaacataccaaacacttgttcatatctctggttcatatgtttattccatatatagtacccaaatgtcaacatctcgtatatattaactatactccccattttgtcgtcatgttgtgaatattccaaacacttgaaacagtaagagttataataatgtgttcagcaaagtattgatatataatatgttcatattgccggttcatatgtttattccatatgtagtacccacatgtcatcatctcgtatatattatatatactctccatgttgtagtcatgttgtaaacattacaaaaacttgaaacagttaaaattataataatgtgttgagcagagtattgatatataatacgttcatattgccggttcatatgtatatttcatatgtagtagccacatgtcatcatctcgtatattgaatttatactccccatgttgttgacatgttgtgaacattcgaaaacacttgaaacctgtaaatttataaaatgtgttgagcaaggtattgataaataatatgttcatattgcctgttcatacgttttttccatatgtagtacccacaggTCATCAtctggtatatattttatatactccccatgttgtgaacattccaaacacttgaaacagtaagagatataataatgtgttgagtagagtattgatatataatatgttcatattgccggttcatatgtatatttcatatgtagtatccacatgtcaccatctcgtatatattatatatactctccatgttgtagtcatgttgtaaaaattcaaaaaacttaaaacagttaaaattataataatgtgttaagcagagtattgacaaataatatgttcattttgccggttcatatgtatattttatatgtagtacccacatgtcataatctcgtatatattatatatactccccatgttgtcgtcatgttgtgaacattccaaacacttgaaacagtaagagttataataattttttcagcaaagtattgatatataatatgttcatattgccggttcatatgtatattccatatgtagtacccacatgtcatcatctcgtatatattatctatactccccatgttgtcgtcatgttgtgaaaattcaaaacacttgaaacagtaagagttatgagaatgtgttgagcagagtattgatataaaatatgttcatattgccggttcatatgtatagtccatatgttgtacccacatgtcatcatctgatatatattttatatactctccatgttgtagtcatgttataaacattcaaaaaacttgaaacatttaaaattataataatgtgtgaagcagagtattgacaaataatatgatcattttgccggttcatatgtatagtccatatgtagtacccacatgtcataatctcgtatatattatatatactccacatgttgtcgtcatattgtgaacattcgaaacacttgaaacagttagagttatgataatgtgttgagcagagtatgcatataaaaaatgttgatattgccggttcatatgtatagtccatatgtagtacccacatgtcatcatctcgtatatattatatatactccccatgttgtcgtcatgttgtgcacattccaaacacttgaaacagtaagagttataataatgtgttgagcagtgtattgatatataatatgttcatattgccggttcatatgtatcttccatatgtagtagccacatgtcatcatgtagtatatattttatatactccccattttgtcgtcatgttgtgaacattccaaacactttaaacagtaagagttatgataatgtgttgagcagagtatggatataaaaaatgttcatattgccggttcatatgtatagtccatatgtagtacccacatgtcatcatctcgtatatattatatatactccccatgttgtcgtcatgttgtgcacattccaaacacttgaaacagtaagagttataataatgtgttgaccAGAGtattgatacataatatgttcatattgccggtacatatgtatattccatatgaagtaggcacatgtcatcatttcgtatatattatatatactccccatgttgtcgttatgttgtgaacataccaaacacttgttcatatctctggttcatatgtttattccatatatagtacccaaatgtcaacatctcgtatatattaactatactccccattttgtcgtcatgttgtgaacattccaaacacttgaaatagtaagacttataataatatgttgagtagagtattgatataaaatatgttcatattgccggttcatatgtatattccataagtagaacccatatgtcattatctcgtatatatgttcatatctctggttcatgtgttaattccatatatcgtacccacatggcaacatctcgtatatataatctatactccccatgttgtctatatattaatatataatatgttcatattgccggtttatatgtatattgcatatgtagtagccacatgtcatcaactcgtatatattatatatacttcccattttgtcgtcatgttgtgaacattccaaacacttgaaacagtcaGAGtaatacttatgtgttgagcagagtattgatataaaatatgttcatattgccggttcatatgtttattccatatatcgtacccacatggcaacatcgcgtatatattatctatactccccatgttgtcgtcatgttgtgcacattccaaacacttgaaacagtaagagttataataatgtgttcagcaaagtattgatatataatatgttcatattgccggttcatatgtatattccatatgtagtacccacatgtcatcatctcgtatatataatatatatatataataatataataaaatatatatataatatatacgagatgatgacatgtgggtactacatatggactatacatatgaaccggcaatatgaacattttttatatccatactctgctcaacacattatcataactcttactgtttcaagtgtttcgaatgttcacaatatgacgacaacatgggaggggaggagtacttcatatggaatatacatatgtaccggcaatatgaacatattatatatcaatactctgctcaacacataattataactcttactgtttcaagtgtttggaatgtgcacaacatgacgacaacatggggagtatatataatatatacgagatgatgacatgtgggtactacatatggactgtacatatgaaccggcaatatgaacattttttatatccatactctgctcgacacattatcataactcttactgtttcaagtgtttcgaatgttcacaatatgacgacaacatggggagtatatataatatatacgagattatgacatgtgggtactacatataaaattaacatatgaaccggcaaaatgaatatattatttgtcaatactctgcttaacacattattataattttaactgtttcaagttttttgaatgtttacaacatgactataacatggagagtatatataatatatacgagatgatgacatgtggatactacatatggaatatacatatgaaccggcaatatgaacatattatatatcaatactctactcaacacattattatatctcttactgtttcaagtgttccTACAAGATCCGGTagttttgatatattaaataatatgtgtttttatataaaatgtgaaGATACTTTTTCCCCAACGTATTATCGACCTTCTTGTTACCATCCTAAATCAACTTACGTATTCCGTTATTTCATTACTGTGCCAACAGTATATGAATAATTGTACGACTAAAGCAACGGTGTATTCCAAAACAAGCAGCTTCTGAGATAATCCTAGTTTGTCCTGAAAATATTAAGCTAGCTATTAGTATTCCTCCTAATATAGTtatgtcgaggataaaatggttttgtggacgagttataaactctgcttttcatttcgattgcgaggaaataaaaaagtagtataatatggacatttttaacaatttaagcaaatttgaagaaattaataaacgcacgaaaatACAAGTTATTGCAAGCTATTGTAGCAGTGaatgtttataaatacatcCATGCAATCACTCCTAGGTACTAAAATACTTGCCTGGCCTTTTCCACGAACATCAAACCTTTCACATTTAATCCCTTGTACTCGAACTGGCCCCTTTTCAATACGTTGCGGAACTCATCAAGTAATATACGACGAGGCCGGCCTTTCTCAATTCTTCTACATTTGCCTTATTTTGTAGCATAGATCCCACCTTCATCCATTCTCTCTTAATAACAACAAATCTACTAACTCTTTTGGGATTTTATGTTCGGtaatcattatttaatatataggtAATGGAAGATTAgagattgaaatatttttatttctgtatttacTATAATTAACAACTTCTTATCTACTTTCAGTATAGTTCTCattattttaagataaaaacTTGATATGAGTATAGCATCCAACGATCTTGTGTGATGACCCATAAAAATGTGTGCACAAACAAAGATGGTGGATCCAGAGTCCGCTAAAACAAAAAGAGTAAAATTTTCACTTACTAAACTCAACTGGACCACACTACAGTAGATCATTACTGAACATAACAGAACGTACAAGAACATCACTGgcgataataattaaaaaaaaaacattttttttatgtcgtaatattatcttaataaaacGTATACtcgtatgtatttatttattgaagtctcaGCAACTAAAGAAAATGTAATTCTTTTGGAAATGACTACTTTTGCCCTTAATGCAGGACTACTACTGTCTGGCCGCGAATGTATggatttatgtaataatatcatttaaatgGCGGGAAATGATTAAAGAATATAACATAATGAACGCACGGTACGTTACCCCAATTATCTAAACTTAATGGTTCTCgactatttataataataagttgtaTTAtccacaaattaaaaaaacataataagatCAACCAATGAAGCTCAAGTTTAGGGGCCTTGTATTTGATTGCGTCGTAAGTACCTTGCGTTGGAAAAGCTGCTTGGATATAATATTTGGGGTAATAATGTGTGGACTTgattatcaaaaaaattacaatattcaaaCTAATATTTGAAAgtgtttaaagaaaatataactttaaattaaccAACAACAGCAGAGtttgatacgacatgggtgctttcaaaaaaagtacgtacacctttctaaaaggctttcaacgctcctgtaattcctctggtattgcaagagaatgtgcgtGGCGATGataacttaacatcaggtgatttaTCCGTCTCTAcgttaaaaaataacttatcgATGGCAGGATAATCGAGC
The nucleotide sequence above comes from Leptidea sinapis chromosome 12, ilLepSina1.1, whole genome shotgun sequence. Encoded proteins:
- the LOC126967311 gene encoding retinol dehydrogenase 11-like, translated to MILIILALAFLIFCVYQKTSNAMCKSNKNLNGRTAIVTGGTAGLGFEKAKDFAVRGAKVIIACPFAEEGMTAEREIRKQTGNCNVIFKLLDLSSLKSIREFASNIIKNEERLDILVNNAGVGIPVDCVTKDGMHFIMQVNYYGHFLLTILLLPLLKTSSSTEEPARIVNMSSFLHRYASSDIDNYNRSSYWWKLRVYCNSKFSFVLFSRELSRRLKGSNVVINCSDPGLSATRIHKLHEQLTLRLITEIYIYFLYVFFKTPREGAQSAIYAAVEDAGTVSGLYFANCDQIKPSSLANDNYLVKKLWEQSVNLVKLNDDELNRGFK